Proteins co-encoded in one Strix uralensis isolate ZFMK-TIS-50842 chromosome 2, bStrUra1, whole genome shotgun sequence genomic window:
- the LOC141937682 gene encoding trypsin I-P1-like isoform X1 encodes MLTYATSYPPVAFPSRADDDDDKIVGGYTCAANSIPYQVSLNSGYHFCGGSLISSQWVLSAAHCYKSRIQVQLGKHNLALTESTEQLISSSKVIRHSGYSSATLDNDIMLIKLSKPAQLNRAVQTIPLPTSCVATGTTCLISGWGNTLSNGNSFPDTLQCLKAPVLSSSECSKAYPGQITKNMICVGFLEGGKDSCQGDSGGPVVCNGQLQGIVSWGIGCAQRGYPGVYTKVCNYVSWIKTTMSAN; translated from the exons ATGCTGACATATGCCACTTCTTATCCCCCAGTTGCCTTCCCCAGCCGTGCTGATGATGACGACGACAAGATTGTGGGAGGCTACACCTGTGCAGCAAATTCTATCCCCTACCAGGTGTCCCTGAATTCTGGGTATCACTTCTGTGGAGGTTCCCTCATCAGCAGCCAGTGGGTTCTGTCAGCTGCTCACTGCTACAAGTC ccGCATCCAAGTGCAGCTCGGGAAACATAACCTGGCACTCACAGAATCGACGGAGCAGTTGATCAGTTCATCTAAAGTCATTCGCCACTCCGGCTACAGCTCTGCAACACTGGACAATGACATTATGCTCATCAAGCTTTCCAAACCAGCCCAGCTCAACCGAGCCGTTCAAACAATTCCTCTGCCTACCAGCTGTGTGGCCACGGGCACCACATGCCTAATCTCTGGCTGGGGCAACACACTCAGCAATGGCA ATTCGTTTCCAGATACCTTGCAGTGCCTGAAGGCTCCTGTACTCTCCTCAAGCGAGTGCAGCAAAGCCTACCCTGGGCAGATTACCAAGAACATGATATGTGTAGGATtcctggagggagggaaggactCCTGCCAG GGGGATTCCGGCGGTCCAGTAGTCTGCAATGGACAGCTCCAGGGTATTGTTTCCTGGGGTATCGGATGTGCGCAGAGAGGCTATCCCGGGGTTTACACTAAGGTTTGCAATTATGTCTCCTGGATCAAAACAACTATGTCTGCCAACTGA
- the LOC141937682 gene encoding trypsin I-P1-like isoform X2 has protein sequence MGQLFRAAVAFPSRADDDDDKIVGGYTCAANSIPYQVSLNSGYHFCGGSLISSQWVLSAAHCYKSRIQVQLGKHNLALTESTEQLISSSKVIRHSGYSSATLDNDIMLIKLSKPAQLNRAVQTIPLPTSCVATGTTCLISGWGNTLSNGNSFPDTLQCLKAPVLSSSECSKAYPGQITKNMICVGFLEGGKDSCQGDSGGPVVCNGQLQGIVSWGIGCAQRGYPGVYTKVCNYVSWIKTTMSAN, from the exons TTGCCTTCCCCAGCCGTGCTGATGATGACGACGACAAGATTGTGGGAGGCTACACCTGTGCAGCAAATTCTATCCCCTACCAGGTGTCCCTGAATTCTGGGTATCACTTCTGTGGAGGTTCCCTCATCAGCAGCCAGTGGGTTCTGTCAGCTGCTCACTGCTACAAGTC ccGCATCCAAGTGCAGCTCGGGAAACATAACCTGGCACTCACAGAATCGACGGAGCAGTTGATCAGTTCATCTAAAGTCATTCGCCACTCCGGCTACAGCTCTGCAACACTGGACAATGACATTATGCTCATCAAGCTTTCCAAACCAGCCCAGCTCAACCGAGCCGTTCAAACAATTCCTCTGCCTACCAGCTGTGTGGCCACGGGCACCACATGCCTAATCTCTGGCTGGGGCAACACACTCAGCAATGGCA ATTCGTTTCCAGATACCTTGCAGTGCCTGAAGGCTCCTGTACTCTCCTCAAGCGAGTGCAGCAAAGCCTACCCTGGGCAGATTACCAAGAACATGATATGTGTAGGATtcctggagggagggaaggactCCTGCCAG GGGGATTCCGGCGGTCCAGTAGTCTGCAATGGACAGCTCCAGGGTATTGTTTCCTGGGGTATCGGATGTGCGCAGAGAGGCTATCCCGGGGTTTACACTAAGGTTTGCAATTATGTCTCCTGGATCAAAACAACTATGTCTGCCAACTGA